In bacterium, one DNA window encodes the following:
- the moaA gene encoding GTP 3',8-cyclase MoaA has product MTTEMATIVSRHPHQPAAAPGEGMRDQYGRKIRDLRVSLTDRCNLRCVYCMPEAVEFKPRDEILTDDEILVLVRVAAELGVTKIRLTGGEPTVRSNIVGLTARIAQVSGIEDLAMTTNGVRLRELAQPLAAAGLRRINVSLDTLDREQFRAITRWGNLDDVLDGLAAAEAAGLQPVKVNAVVVRGFNEDAVADLARLTLTRPWAVRFIEMMPFGSVAGFQTNAYVPSRETMGRIEAALGPLTPIDVTGYDPARTYRLAGAPGTLGFISSVSQPFCAQCGRVRLTAEGRLRLCLLRDDEADLRTPLRAGASYEEIRERFRAAAYRKPWGHGLARGVIPQRRIMSQIGG; this is encoded by the coding sequence ATGACTACCGAGATGGCCACGATCGTTTCCCGACATCCGCACCAGCCGGCCGCAGCCCCGGGCGAAGGCATGCGCGACCAGTACGGCCGCAAGATCCGCGACCTGCGGGTCTCCCTGACCGACCGCTGCAACCTCCGCTGCGTGTACTGCATGCCGGAGGCGGTGGAGTTCAAGCCGCGCGACGAGATCCTCACCGACGACGAGATCCTGGTGCTCGTCCGCGTCGCGGCCGAGTTGGGCGTCACGAAGATCCGGCTCACCGGCGGGGAGCCGACCGTTCGGTCCAACATCGTCGGCCTCACCGCCAGGATCGCGCAGGTGTCGGGCATCGAGGATCTGGCGATGACCACGAACGGGGTCCGTCTCCGCGAGCTCGCGCAGCCGCTCGCCGCCGCCGGGCTGCGGCGCATCAACGTCAGCCTCGACACCCTCGACCGCGAGCAGTTCCGGGCCATCACCCGCTGGGGAAACCTGGACGACGTCCTGGACGGGCTCGCCGCCGCCGAGGCCGCGGGGCTGCAGCCGGTCAAGGTCAACGCCGTCGTCGTCCGCGGCTTCAACGAGGACGCCGTCGCGGACCTCGCCCGGCTCACCCTGACCCGCCCCTGGGCCGTGCGGTTCATCGAGATGATGCCGTTCGGCAGCGTGGCGGGGTTCCAGACAAACGCGTACGTCCCGAGCCGGGAGACAATGGGACGGATCGAAGCCGCCCTCGGCCCGCTCACCCCGATCGACGTCACCGGCTACGACCCGGCGCGGACCTACCGCCTGGCGGGCGCCCCGGGGACGCTCGGGTTCATCAGCTCGGTGAGCCAGCCGTTCTGCGCCCAGTGCGGGCGGGTGCGTCTCACCGCCGAGGGCCGCCTGCGGCTCTGCCTCCTGCGGGACGACGAGGCGGACCTGCGCACGCCGCTGCGCGCCGGGGCGAGCTACGAGGAGATCCGGGAGCGGTTCCGCGCCGCCGCCTACCGCAAGCCGTGGGGACACGGGCTGGCGCGCGGCGTCATCCCACAGCGGCGGATCATGTCGCAGATCGGCGGGTAA
- a CDS encoding MaoC family dehydratase produces the protein MGRTRCARREVGAVTPPGVRVRDLRVGQRASLSKTITQADIEQFAALSGDRNPLHLDEAFARTGRFGRPVAHGMLPAGVISATLGTVLPGPGAIYLSQTLKFLRPVYPGDTVTATVEITAIRADKGIVTLRTGCANQSGEVVLEGEAVLLVGR, from the coding sequence ATGGGAAGGACCCGTTGCGCGCGGCGCGAAGTGGGGGCCGTGACTCCCCCGGGCGTGCGCGTGCGGGATCTTCGGGTCGGCCAGCGGGCCAGCCTGTCCAAGACGATCACCCAGGCGGACATCGAGCAGTTCGCGGCGCTTTCCGGCGACCGCAACCCCCTGCACCTCGACGAAGCGTTTGCGCGCACGGGCCGGTTCGGCCGGCCGGTCGCGCACGGGATGCTTCCGGCGGGGGTGATCTCCGCCACCCTCGGCACGGTCCTTCCCGGCCCGGGGGCGATCTATCTCAGCCAGACCCTCAAGTTCCTCAGGCCGGTCTACCCGGGAGATACGGTCACCGCGACCGTGGAAATCACGGCGATCAGGGCGGACAAGGGGATCGTCACCCTCCGCACCGGGTGCGCCAATCAATCGGGGGAGGTCGTGCTGGAGGGCGAGGCGGTGCTGCTCGTTGGGCGTTGA
- a CDS encoding 3-oxoacyl-ACP reductase family protein: MRLSGQTALVTGASRGLGRAIARCLGREGAAVCVNYVARAEEAAAVVDAIRTAGSRAVAVRADVGDVEQVQQMIDRATDELGPVSILVNNAGVSYRATLESFDPAAMERMRRTNVDGLIHVTRAVASGMRERRYGRIVNLTSIASHGTTLPGSTFYAATKAAVSMLTRRFAMELGPSGITVNAVAPGFILTDMVKQGRTEQEYRDIVTRISERSMVGRPGEPDDIARAVAFLAAPHSGFITAQILTVDGGRMDYIGHP, encoded by the coding sequence ATGCGACTGAGCGGTCAGACCGCCTTGGTGACCGGAGCTTCCCGCGGCCTGGGGCGGGCGATCGCGCGCTGCCTAGGACGGGAGGGTGCCGCGGTTTGCGTCAACTATGTGGCCCGTGCCGAAGAGGCCGCTGCCGTGGTGGACGCGATCCGCACCGCGGGCAGTCGAGCGGTCGCGGTGCGGGCGGACGTCGGCGACGTCGAGCAGGTCCAACAGATGATCGACCGCGCCACGGATGAGCTGGGGCCGGTGTCCATCCTGGTCAATAACGCCGGTGTGTCCTACCGCGCCACGCTCGAAAGTTTCGACCCGGCCGCGATGGAGCGCATGCGCCGAACCAACGTCGACGGGCTGATCCACGTCACGCGCGCCGTGGCCTCGGGCATGCGGGAACGCCGATACGGACGCATCGTCAACCTCACCTCGATCGCCAGCCACGGCACGACCCTGCCCGGCAGCACGTTCTACGCGGCCACCAAAGCCGCGGTGTCGATGTTGACGCGGCGGTTCGCCATGGAACTCGGACCGTCCGGCATCACCGTCAACGCCGTGGCCCCGGGGTTCATCCTCACCGACATGGTGAAGCAGGGTCGCACCGAGCAAGAGTACCGGGACATCGTCACACGGATCAGCGAGCGGTCCATGGTCGGCCGGCCAGGAGAACCCGACGATATCGCCCGCGCGGTGGCGTTCCTGGCGGCGCCGCACTCCGGCTTTATTACCGCTCAGATCCTCACGGTGGACGGCGGCCGTATGGACTACATCGGCCACCCGTAA
- the sigH gene encoding RNA polymerase sporulation sigma factor SigH — MVVARKPVVPIYQEMVDEQLVDCAKSGDEFAAEFLINKYRNFVRVKAKAYFLIGADREDIIQEGMIGLYKAIRDFRRDKLSSFRAFAELCITRQIITAIKTATRQKHIPLNSYISLNKPIYDEDSDRTLLDVISSIKVSDPEELVINQEASLMMRERIRKNLSDLECRVLTAYLEGKSYQEMATELHRHVKSIDNALQRVKRKLERNLEGEEE, encoded by the coding sequence ATGGTAGTTGCCCGCAAGCCAGTCGTACCCATCTACCAGGAAATGGTAGATGAACAGCTTGTCGATTGCGCAAAGAGCGGAGACGAATTCGCCGCCGAGTTTCTCATCAATAAATACCGCAACTTCGTCCGGGTCAAAGCCAAGGCGTATTTCCTGATCGGGGCCGATCGCGAGGACATCATCCAGGAAGGGATGATCGGCCTCTACAAGGCGATCCGGGACTTCCGGCGCGACAAGCTCTCGTCGTTCCGGGCGTTCGCCGAGCTGTGCATCACCCGGCAGATCATCACGGCGATCAAGACCGCCACCCGGCAAAAGCACATCCCGCTCAACTCGTACATCTCCCTCAACAAGCCGATCTACGACGAGGACTCCGACCGCACCCTGCTCGATGTCATCAGCAGCATCAAGGTCTCCGACCCGGAAGAGTTGGTGATCAACCAAGAAGCATCGCTGATGATGCGCGAGCGCATCCGGAAGAACCTGAGCGACCTGGAGTGCCGGGTGCTGACGGCGTACCTCGAGGGCAAGTCCTACCAGGAGATGGCGACCGAGCTGCACCGCCACGTCAAGTCCATCGACAACGCCCTGCAGCGGGTGAAGCGGAAGCTGGAGCGCAACCTCGAAGGCGAAGAAGAATAG
- the rlmB gene encoding 23S rRNA (guanosine(2251)-2'-O)-methyltransferase RlmB: MAGALTPPPADADASLLGRRAVLEALRAGRPVSRVLVARSADVRGPLREIVREARARRVVVQIVDRRRLDALAHGIVHQGVAAMIAAAPTVSVDDLLARSRARGEPPFLIALDGVEDPHNLGAVIRTAEAAGAHGVIIPRRRAAGLTPVVARASAGALAHCPVAQVGNLVAALERLKGEGVWVVGGDAAGSERYDAAPLDPPLVLVLGGEGRGLHRLVRERCDRVVRIPLRGRVASLNVSVAAALLLFEVARRHRASGEGARANDRVDLT, encoded by the coding sequence GTGGCGGGTGCGCTGACCCCTCCACCCGCCGACGCCGACGCCTCGCTTCTCGGGCGGCGGGCGGTGCTCGAGGCGCTCCGCGCCGGGCGGCCGGTCTCGCGCGTGCTGGTCGCCCGCAGCGCGGACGTGCGGGGACCGCTGCGGGAGATCGTGCGCGAGGCCCGGGCCCGCCGCGTGGTGGTCCAGATCGTTGACCGGCGCCGCCTCGATGCCCTCGCGCACGGGATCGTCCACCAGGGAGTGGCCGCGATGATCGCCGCGGCGCCGACGGTCAGCGTCGACGACCTCCTCGCGCGGTCGCGCGCCCGCGGCGAGCCGCCGTTCCTGATCGCGCTCGACGGGGTCGAAGACCCCCACAACCTTGGGGCCGTGATCCGGACCGCCGAGGCCGCGGGGGCCCACGGCGTGATCATCCCCCGACGCCGCGCCGCCGGGTTGACCCCGGTGGTGGCCCGGGCGTCGGCGGGGGCGCTGGCGCACTGCCCGGTGGCCCAGGTCGGCAACCTCGTCGCCGCGCTCGAGCGCCTGAAGGGCGAGGGGGTCTGGGTGGTGGGGGGGGATGCCGCCGGATCCGAGCGCTACGATGCCGCCCCGCTCGATCCCCCCTTGGTGCTCGTCCTGGGCGGGGAAGGGCGGGGGCTGCACCGCCTGGTCCGCGAGCGCTGTGATCGCGTCGTGCGCATCCCGCTGCGCGGCCGGGTGGCCTCGCTCAACGTGTCCGTCGCCGCGGCGCTGCTGCTGTTCGAGGTGGCGCGTCGCCATCGTGCCTCCGGGGAGGGGGCCCGCGCGAACGATCGTGTTGACTTGACTTAG
- a CDS encoding EamA family transporter produces the protein MNGSDMALATLTSVIWGFGFVAIKFGLEGFTAPQLTALRFLIACLPVFLVPRPKISWGSIVLIGMTLFTGQFLLLFFAYGQGMPPGLASVTQQTQAFFTVLLAAVFLRDVPGVRQCAGMAIACAGLVLIGLTVGSDLKIAGLGLALAGAFSWAVGNVLVKRTPTVPMFSLVAWCSLVPPLPAIIVSGLSDQHKTLLAAVSSASWVSLAAVVYLGAAATSLAYAIWGRLLQRYSTAVVAPFALLAPCAGVLSSAVILGEVFSPMRYAGMALILAGVATTILPTRRPGVMPSAREASRQG, from the coding sequence ATGAACGGGAGTGACATGGCCCTGGCCACCCTCACGTCAGTGATTTGGGGGTTCGGGTTTGTTGCGATTAAGTTCGGGCTGGAAGGCTTCACCGCCCCGCAACTCACCGCGCTCCGGTTTCTCATCGCCTGCCTTCCCGTTTTCCTCGTGCCTCGACCCAAGATCTCATGGGGATCGATCGTGCTGATCGGGATGACCCTATTCACGGGACAGTTCCTGCTGTTGTTCTTCGCCTATGGGCAGGGGATGCCTCCGGGACTCGCCTCGGTGACCCAGCAGACGCAGGCGTTCTTCACCGTCCTGCTCGCGGCGGTGTTCCTTCGGGATGTCCCCGGCGTTCGACAGTGCGCGGGCATGGCGATCGCCTGTGCGGGTTTGGTATTGATCGGACTGACGGTTGGATCTGACCTCAAGATCGCGGGGCTCGGCCTGGCGCTCGCCGGGGCGTTCAGTTGGGCCGTGGGAAACGTACTCGTGAAACGCACGCCTACCGTCCCCATGTTCTCATTGGTGGCCTGGTGTAGCCTTGTTCCCCCGCTGCCCGCGATCATCGTGTCGGGCCTGTCCGATCAGCACAAGACCCTGCTGGCGGCGGTTTCTAGCGCATCATGGGTGAGCCTCGCGGCGGTCGTGTACCTCGGGGCCGCGGCCACCAGCCTAGCCTATGCCATCTGGGGCCGGTTGCTCCAGCGCTACTCGACCGCGGTGGTGGCACCGTTCGCTCTCCTTGCTCCCTGCGCAGGAGTGTTGTCGTCCGCGGTCATCTTAGGTGAGGTATTCAGCCCGATGCGCTATGCTGGCATGGCCCTAATACTCGCCGGTGTCGCCACGACCATCCTGCCGACCCGCCGACCGGGGGTGATGCCCTCCGCCCGAGAGGCGTCGCGGCAGGGTTAG
- a CDS encoding efflux RND transporter permease subunit yields MFLTRGATRNPIFVLMASIAVVVLSQIAFSRLPTDLFPKITIPVITVVTNYSGASPEAVERTVTYPIEQAVTRVAGVQQILDTTRQGNSDIDVWFNWGTDLNTAEVEIIQNVQRVMRSLPTGVSQPYVAKFDISNIPVVQVVVGGGGLDARQLYDLAFNTIEPQLERLPGVSQAFVNGGLVRQFNVSVDPHKLVATGLTLQNVQDALTRYNALIPSGSLRNTRIDYQLNVPTLLQNVPAIQNVVIKTPQGVPVHIRDVAQVADAAADQTQIVHVDGKPGVVMFVSRQPDANTIQTVNALRAALPHLTGLPPGVTLSVSFDQSRYIRAAITTLGHEALIGAGLTFLVVLVFLRSFWSLFIVGLGIPLSVASALLLLYFTGQTLNVFTLGGLTLAMGRLVDDAIVVRENITRHLTIPGRTVLEAVVTATQEVGLPVLASTASTIAVFFPVVFLSGIAERLFVPMALTIVFALAASYLVSMTIDPVLSTRLLRVAGSEPAPLANGPLARFNRWSEGLMERLDGGYQAALGWTLRHRGPVLAGIALIFVLSLVAARGIGTEFFPATDESQFQINLEAPQGTAVAVTSVLAEQVSGIIRDIIPAQDLITIYTNSGIPSSGGGFGGNAGSNTANVQVRLVPPTLRRQSTDQLTNAVRRGLQGKFPGVQMFLRTGGLQNRVVNFGSAAPIDIQLLGYDQQVGAQFAREVANIVTAIPGTADVQVTPRGAYPNFTVGVNQEKAAQLGLSPTAIANMINTAMSGNVGTASQYIDPVSGNEYNIVVKLLDQYRTHTEDLGNVPLAALADPGPGSTPAPGPMVPIRLRDVARISLGSEPLEIDRKNEQRVIDVTANVIDRPLGTVSQEIVARLGSLPFPAGFSYHIAGQTEQQGSAFGSLGLALALALMLVYMIMASQFQSLLDPFVIMFTVPMGIIGVIWMLLLTHTTLSIMSFMGVITMVGVVVSNGILLVDYANKLQDRGLAVADAVLKAGRIRLRPILMTASATILAMIPMAVGLGEGSETNMPLARAVIGGLSVSTGLTLLLIPTLYVIFEERFPRRSQKAPRPVDPRA; encoded by the coding sequence ATGTTTCTCACGCGGGGGGCAACCCGCAACCCGATCTTCGTCCTGATGGCGAGCATCGCCGTCGTGGTGCTCAGCCAGATCGCATTTTCCCGCCTACCGACCGACCTCTTCCCGAAGATTACCATTCCCGTGATCACCGTGGTGACGAACTACAGCGGCGCGAGCCCGGAGGCGGTCGAGCGCACGGTCACCTATCCGATCGAGCAGGCCGTCACCCGGGTGGCCGGGGTCCAGCAGATCCTGGACACCACCCGGCAGGGGAACAGCGACATCGATGTGTGGTTCAACTGGGGGACCGATCTCAACACCGCTGAGGTCGAGATCATCCAGAACGTCCAGCGGGTGATGCGGTCGCTGCCGACCGGGGTCAGCCAGCCCTATGTCGCAAAGTTCGATATCTCCAACATCCCGGTCGTCCAAGTGGTCGTGGGGGGCGGGGGGCTCGACGCCCGGCAGTTGTACGATCTTGCCTTCAACACCATCGAGCCGCAGCTGGAGCGCCTCCCCGGGGTGTCCCAGGCGTTCGTTAACGGCGGCCTGGTCCGCCAGTTCAACGTCAGCGTGGACCCCCACAAGTTGGTCGCCACGGGGCTGACGCTGCAGAACGTTCAGGATGCGCTCACCCGGTACAACGCGCTGATCCCGTCCGGGAGCCTCCGGAACACCCGGATCGACTACCAACTGAACGTCCCCACGCTACTGCAGAACGTTCCCGCGATCCAGAACGTCGTGATCAAGACGCCGCAGGGGGTGCCGGTGCACATCCGGGATGTGGCGCAGGTCGCGGACGCGGCGGCCGACCAGACCCAGATCGTGCACGTCGACGGCAAACCCGGCGTGGTGATGTTCGTCAGCCGGCAGCCGGACGCCAACACCATCCAAACCGTCAACGCCCTCCGCGCGGCGCTCCCGCACTTGACCGGGCTGCCGCCCGGGGTAACTCTGTCCGTGAGCTTCGATCAGTCGCGCTACATCCGCGCGGCGATCACCACCCTCGGGCACGAGGCGCTGATCGGCGCGGGCCTGACCTTTCTCGTCGTGCTGGTGTTCCTGCGGAGCTTCTGGAGCCTGTTCATCGTCGGGCTGGGGATCCCGCTCTCCGTGGCCAGCGCGCTGCTGCTGCTCTATTTCACGGGCCAGACGCTGAATGTCTTCACCCTCGGCGGGCTGACGCTGGCCATGGGGCGGTTGGTCGACGACGCGATCGTCGTGCGCGAGAACATCACGCGCCACCTGACCATCCCCGGGCGGACCGTGCTCGAGGCGGTGGTCACGGCGACCCAGGAGGTGGGGCTGCCGGTCCTGGCCTCCACGGCTTCCACGATCGCGGTGTTCTTCCCGGTGGTGTTCCTGAGCGGCATCGCCGAGCGGCTGTTTGTGCCGATGGCGCTGACCATCGTCTTCGCCCTCGCCGCGTCCTATCTGGTGTCGATGACCATCGACCCGGTGCTGAGCACCCGGCTGCTCCGCGTGGCGGGCTCCGAACCGGCGCCCCTGGCCAACGGGCCCCTGGCGCGCTTCAACCGCTGGAGCGAGGGGCTGATGGAGCGGCTCGACGGGGGGTACCAGGCGGCCCTGGGGTGGACGCTGCGCCACCGGGGGCCGGTGCTCGCCGGGATCGCGCTGATCTTCGTGCTCTCGCTCGTGGCGGCCCGGGGGATCGGCACGGAGTTTTTCCCGGCGACCGATGAGAGCCAGTTCCAAATCAACCTCGAGGCCCCCCAGGGGACGGCCGTGGCGGTGACCTCCGTGCTCGCCGAGCAGGTCTCCGGGATCATCCGGGACATCATCCCCGCCCAAGATCTCATCACCATCTATACGAACTCCGGCATTCCCTCCTCCGGCGGGGGATTTGGCGGGAACGCCGGGTCGAACACCGCGAACGTCCAGGTGCGGCTGGTGCCGCCCACGCTCCGGCGGCAGTCGACCGATCAGCTGACGAACGCCGTACGGCGGGGGTTGCAGGGTAAGTTTCCCGGCGTGCAGATGTTCCTGCGCACCGGGGGGCTGCAGAACCGTGTCGTCAACTTCGGGTCCGCGGCGCCGATCGACATCCAGCTGCTCGGGTACGATCAGCAGGTCGGCGCCCAGTTCGCCCGTGAGGTGGCGAACATCGTGACGGCGATCCCGGGGACCGCCGACGTGCAGGTCACGCCCCGGGGAGCGTACCCGAACTTTACGGTCGGGGTGAACCAGGAGAAGGCGGCGCAGCTCGGGCTCTCGCCCACGGCGATCGCGAACATGATCAACACGGCGATGTCGGGGAACGTCGGTACCGCCAGCCAGTACATCGACCCGGTCAGCGGCAACGAATACAACATCGTCGTGAAGCTGCTGGACCAGTACCGGACGCACACCGAGGATCTCGGAAACGTCCCGCTGGCGGCGCTGGCGGATCCGGGGCCGGGGTCCACGCCGGCGCCCGGCCCCATGGTGCCCATCCGGCTGCGCGACGTCGCCCGAATCAGTTTGGGCAGCGAGCCCCTGGAGATCGACCGGAAGAACGAACAGCGTGTGATCGACGTCACCGCGAACGTCATCGACCGCCCGCTGGGGACGGTGTCCCAGGAGATCGTGGCCCGCCTGGGGAGCCTCCCGTTCCCCGCCGGGTTCTCCTACCACATCGCCGGACAGACCGAGCAGCAGGGGAGCGCTTTCGGCAGCCTGGGGTTGGCGCTGGCGCTGGCCTTGATGCTCGTCTACATGATCATGGCGTCGCAGTTCCAGTCGCTGCTGGACCCGTTCGTCATCATGTTCACGGTGCCGATGGGGATCATCGGCGTGATCTGGATGCTTCTGCTGACCCACACCACGCTCTCGATCATGTCGTTCATGGGCGTGATCACCATGGTGGGGGTCGTGGTGTCCAACGGCATCCTGCTCGTCGATTACGCGAACAAACTGCAGGATCGGGGGCTGGCGGTCGCGGACGCGGTGCTCAAGGCGGGCCGAATCCGGCTGCGCCCGATCCTGATGACCGCCTCGGCGACGATCCTCGCCATGATCCCGATGGCCGTAGGGCTCGGCGAGGGCAGCGAGACGAACATGCCACTGGCGCGCGCCGTGATCGGCGGGTTGAGCGTCTCAACCGGACTGACCCTGCTCTTGATCCCGACCCTCTACGTCATCTTCGAAGAGCGGTTCCCCCGCCGATCCCAAAAGGCGCCCCGCCCGGTCGACCCCCGGGCGTGA
- a CDS encoding 3-oxoacyl-ACP reductase family protein — MTSQGLVDRVALVTGGARGIGLACASGLSRAGAAVVIADRLDREGEEAAQALRAHGGKAAFLTADLARTAEIPRVVREAHRAFGRIDVLVNNAGILNQTATEALSEDRWDRLMSINLKAVFFVTQAVLPLMVEQGGGSIVSISSLAARVGGIAAGIDYAASKAGVIGLTRTLARQYGPKGIRVNAVAPGVIATEMTRPWPEEVRQDFVTRTPLRRLGTPEDVARVVVFLAGPESAFITGTTIDVNGGLFMA; from the coding sequence ATGACGTCGCAGGGGCTTGTGGATCGGGTGGCGCTGGTGACGGGAGGAGCGCGCGGGATCGGTCTGGCCTGCGCGTCGGGGCTCAGCCGGGCCGGCGCGGCCGTGGTGATTGCCGACCGGCTTGACCGGGAGGGGGAGGAGGCGGCCCAGGCGCTCCGGGCGCACGGGGGAAAGGCGGCGTTTCTGACCGCGGACCTCGCGCGGACGGCCGAGATCCCCCGGGTCGTACGAGAGGCCCACCGCGCGTTCGGCCGGATCGACGTTCTGGTGAACAACGCCGGCATTCTCAACCAAACGGCGACCGAGGCGCTCTCCGAGGATCGGTGGGACCGCCTGATGTCGATCAACCTCAAAGCCGTTTTCTTTGTGACCCAGGCGGTGCTGCCGCTAATGGTCGAGCAGGGCGGCGGCTCGATCGTCAGCATCTCATCGCTCGCCGCCCGGGTCGGCGGGATCGCCGCGGGGATCGATTACGCGGCGAGCAAGGCCGGGGTAATCGGGCTGACCCGCACGTTGGCCCGGCAGTATGGGCCGAAGGGGATCCGGGTCAATGCCGTGGCGCCCGGCGTGATCGCGACCGAGATGACCCGGCCGTGGCCGGAGGAGGTGCGCCAGGACTTCGTCACCCGCACCCCGCTCCGCCGTCTGGGCACCCCGGAGGACGTGGCGCGCGTGGTGGTGTTTCTCGCGGGCCCCGAGTCGGCGTTTATCACCGGCACCACGATCGACGTGAACGGCGGATTGTTCATGGCCTAG
- a CDS encoding class I SAM-dependent methyltransferase — protein MGVEEIRAVYARLAPRYDREQWVAERLLLGRLRRRLLSRARGRVLDVGVGTGVNLPYYAATCPIVGVDLSRPMLERALARAVRLGRPLAVEVMDAEALAFPDRTFDTVVSTLTVCTTPDPVRLLRELARVCRPTGRVLLLEHGLGTVPALNWVLRRFAPVHLARCACHLTLEVSALPARAGLEIRGLERAWFGVFTLIEAAPGILPQEG, from the coding sequence TTGGGCGTTGAGGAGATCCGCGCGGTGTACGCGCGGTTGGCGCCCCGGTACGACCGGGAGCAGTGGGTCGCCGAGCGCCTGCTGCTCGGCCGGCTGCGGCGGCGGCTGCTGTCCAGGGCACGCGGCCGAGTCCTCGATGTGGGGGTGGGGACGGGCGTCAACCTCCCGTACTACGCCGCGACATGTCCGATCGTGGGGGTAGATCTCAGCCGGCCGATGCTGGAACGCGCGCTGGCCCGGGCGGTCCGGCTGGGGCGCCCGCTCGCCGTGGAGGTGATGGACGCGGAGGCGCTGGCGTTTCCGGATCGGACGTTTGACACGGTCGTCTCGACGCTGACGGTCTGCACGACCCCTGACCCGGTGCGGCTGCTCCGCGAGCTGGCCCGGGTCTGCCGCCCCACCGGGCGCGTCCTGCTGCTGGAGCACGGGCTCGGGACGGTCCCGGCGCTCAACTGGGTGCTCCGCCGCTTCGCGCCCGTCCATCTCGCCCGCTGCGCCTGCCATCTGACCCTGGAGGTGTCGGCGCTCCCCGCTCGAGCCGGTCTCGAGATTCGCGGCCTGGAGCGCGCGTGGTTCGGCGTGTTCACGTTGATCGAGGCGGCGCCGGGGATTCTACCGCAGGAGGGCTGA